In the genome of Candidatus Neomarinimicrobiota bacterium, one region contains:
- the aroC gene encoding chorismate synthase: MLTRLKFLTAGESHGQGLLGILDGMPAGMEISEEYIGVHLARRQMGHGRGGRMKIETDYAEIWCGIRHGETQGAPVGLIVRNKDWENWTKKMSVSPVDDEIRKVTLPRPGHADLAGVQKYGFDDIRNVLERSSARETTMRVALGSVCRKLLEEVGIEVGSRVVEIHDVKDESSAPDGISPNQLSKTADASPVRCLNKDAETAMIQTIDDAKNAGDSVGGIFEVIATGLPYGLGAHTQWDRKLHARISALMMSVNAFKGIEIGGGFSGAEKFGSELHDEIGHDGEKFFRYTNNAGGIEGGMSNAQPIVLRMAMKPIPTLIKPLRSVDIHSKEAKDAHKERTDSCAVPAASIIAESMLCFVLADALLEKFGGDSMDQLKAHMKATAKY; encoded by the coding sequence ATGTTAACACGACTCAAGTTTCTCACAGCAGGTGAATCCCATGGGCAGGGCCTTCTCGGTATTTTAGATGGCATGCCAGCGGGAATGGAAATATCAGAAGAATATATTGGTGTTCACTTGGCACGGCGTCAAATGGGCCACGGTCGCGGTGGACGCATGAAAATTGAAACAGATTACGCCGAAATTTGGTGTGGTATTCGCCACGGCGAAACACAAGGTGCACCGGTGGGGCTCATTGTCCGTAATAAAGATTGGGAAAACTGGACAAAGAAAATGTCCGTATCGCCAGTGGATGATGAGATCCGAAAGGTGACACTCCCCCGCCCGGGGCATGCAGATTTAGCCGGTGTTCAGAAATATGGATTTGACGATATCCGCAATGTACTGGAACGATCTAGCGCCCGAGAAACCACTATGCGCGTGGCATTGGGTTCCGTCTGCCGAAAACTACTGGAAGAAGTTGGGATTGAAGTAGGCAGCCGGGTGGTTGAAATCCATGATGTTAAGGATGAAAGCTCAGCTCCCGATGGTATTTCACCAAACCAATTAAGTAAAACTGCCGATGCGTCACCTGTCCGCTGTTTAAACAAAGATGCTGAAACAGCTATGATACAAACTATTGACGATGCCAAAAATGCGGGTGATTCAGTCGGTGGCATTTTTGAAGTTATTGCCACAGGATTACCTTACGGTCTTGGCGCTCATACCCAATGGGACCGAAAACTTCATGCGCGTATTTCTGCTTTAATGATGAGCGTAAATGCATTCAAAGGAATTGAAATTGGCGGTGGATTTTCCGGTGCAGAAAAATTCGGTAGTGAACTCCACGATGAAATTGGTCACGATGGTGAGAAGTTTTTCCGTTATACCAATAATGCCGGCGGCATTGAAGGCGGTATGAGCAACGCCCAACCAATAGTTTTACGAATGGCCATGAAGCCCATCCCTACTTTGATTAAACCACTTCGATCTGTGGATATTCATTCCAAAGAAGCAAAAGATGCACATAAGGAAAGGACCGATTCATGTGCTGTTCCTGCAGCATCCATCATTGCAGAAAGTATGTTATGCTTTGTCCTTGCGGATGCGCTTCTGGAAAAATTTGGCGGTGATTCTATGGATCAACTCAAAGCGCATATGAAAGCAACAGCGAAATATTAA
- a CDS encoding shikimate kinase: protein MNIYLIGMMGSGKSTVGKILAKTMAIPFVDLDHYIEVKKNKSVSNIFREDGESHFRELESDALSHLENSNVLVACGGGIVLNKTNREKLLSTGKIVLLHASISKIAERLKNSIDRPLLQEKERIQELTKIWDERKKDYQETAHIIIDTDMKSPDEISENIVKQVHC from the coding sequence ATGAATATTTATTTAATTGGAATGATGGGGTCAGGGAAATCAACAGTTGGAAAAATCCTTGCAAAAACAATGGCAATCCCCTTCGTGGATTTGGACCATTATATTGAAGTAAAAAAAAACAAATCCGTTTCAAATATATTTAGAGAAGACGGTGAGTCTCATTTTAGAGAATTGGAATCGGATGCATTGTCCCATTTAGAAAATTCCAATGTACTAGTTGCCTGCGGTGGTGGTATCGTGTTAAACAAAACGAATCGGGAAAAACTTCTTTCCACCGGAAAAATTGTTCTTCTTCATGCCTCAATTTCTAAAATTGCGGAACGATTAAAAAACTCAATAGATCGTCCTCTTTTGCAGGAAAAAGAAAGAATACAAGAATTAACTAAAATTTGGGATGAGCGTAAAAAAGACTATCAAGAAACCGCTCACATTATAATAGACACAGACATGAAATCACCTGATGAAATTAGTGAAAATATTGTTAAGCAGGTTCACTGTTGA